A segment of the Epinephelus fuscoguttatus linkage group LG23, E.fuscoguttatus.final_Chr_v1 genome:
TTCTGATTACCTCTGTTGTACTTTTACTGGTGTCAGCGGAGAtggccattttaaagaaaacacagtaatgatcagaaaaggcaacatcagtcaccacaacctcagaaatgttgagccctttggagataattagatctaaaatatgtcccttattgtgtgttggctctgttacaTGCTGGGAAAGTTCAAAGTTGTCAAAGGATGTAGAAAAGTTCTTTCGCACTGCCATCTTTGGGATTATCAATATGAACATTGATAATCATATTATTATCATAGCGTGTACGTTTGCTTATCTGAGATATTGaaaaaactagggatgcaccgatagGGATTTTTCTTAACCGATACTGATAACtgataaattcacatttttgtattttaaaagaagtgTATAACTTGTAGTTAATGTTCACCTGAGGGTCAGAAAGGCTGATTTAATATTCCACAGCTCTGACCAAACCAAATCAAACTGACTTCGTTTGACACATTTTAATCAGTATTAAATGTAACGTTACCGttaagacagaggaggaggatgatgatgatgatgatgatgatgatgaagcccagtgttactgtgtaattctctgtataaactacactgcagagtggagtctctactaacagacaaacactgacagctgatgAACATCAACATCAGCAGCTCCGCCTTACATCTGCTGGATCATATGTTTATATGGTCACGCCCAGGCACCGTCTCAACGTCCCATCATACACCAGCTTACAGTTACTCTTGATTcacctcacacattaacactcagctcagacacacacacgcagtcagAGAGGTAACGATACAAATAATGTCTAACTGTAGCACCACATGGCGAGTGGTTATTAATATGTTTAACTACAGAGGCGAGCCTTTTAAAAGCTCGGTGctggatgttagccgctgctgctaattagctcgtgctaacactctggagacgATCCTTCAGCGCTGTGTCTGTAAAGCGGAATATATAACAGGGTCTGACGTTAAGGTTTTTTCCTGCTTGCCCTACCGGGCAAGTACTTCTCAAATCCACTTGCCCCATCTAAATTCTTACTTGCCCTGCCTaagaggttctttttctggctgtgtggtgcatattttcGCTCATGACTTATATCTTACGTCAGCAGAGACGCTTGgccaatggaggcagcagcacataaaaaagcagcacactgcaactggcccatccgaggacagaaacaggagaggaaatacacgattacaggcctggaattaagtcatttttagggcaaggccactttggcctttgataaatacagATTTATTAGGGCATCACGGCCAAAACCAATGGCGCAATAACAACATGCGCTAACTACATTgaataaagacaaaacaatatatgtgttgaaaaacagtattgagtttattaaaactgggtgtgcatgactggggatatatctcatttcttgttgttttgattcatgtcccttatattttaagtctttgaaatctctttattcttttgttatctcctagttattaagaaattattattagaagaagattctttattgtcctttctcagcacattatgtacattgaaatgaaatttgacctctgcatttgacccatcctactgTATACACTGGGAGCAGTGGGCAGCCACAGTGCAGCATCCGGGGACCAACTCCAGTTCTTTTGCCAGTGCcagtggtcagggtcactgacaggagtattcacctaacatagcctacatatctttaattatataattatttatatggctctatgtatatttttacacaaatcgccaatatttaatttgcctttaaaaaaatcttcttccttcatttaatttgacaatgtttattgtCTTGTATTATgtgtattaattctctacaggatcttgtatgttctttaatgtgtgttcaatttattaaaaggaaaaaaaaaaaatgttttggtgaaccctgcagcaaagtgaaccctcttcctcagagaggatctttgcctcccagtttatTCCTGGcgacagagcagagtgaacagtctttcttctcagaggatctttgtcccatgagagcaggcagcatgCTGTTCTTATCTATCACTCTGCTCTCCGTGTccacatttaaaacatgtttccctttctgtgtggtacctgtgttgtacatgagctaacgttagcgggtaaggactgagaggctgtccggtatatgtgtgtgtccgAGTCGGTGCtgcttgcccgatcgggcatgTCTGCGCAGGGTCTGCTGGCCCGACGGCTATTTTTACTTGCCCCAGGCATTCGGGCAACTGTTAATGTCGGCCCCTGCATAACCTGTTCACTGGTTCCAGGGAGTTTGTTGATCTGGGGGTTGTCGGGTGGTCAGACATCAGACCCTCGGTGTAATCCTGTTGTCATCCTCTGAAACTGTGAAAGACATCCACACTGCAATGCGTTTTACCCTCTAGACagcgtgctgcagttgttgttgttgttcttctctgtgtttattggcgGCTCGCAAAGcaagtttaaaggtacatgtagcaccacccactgtgttgagtttgtagatgctgcccttgttaagtcaatgaaagcagtctggTCTGATTTATGACAAATGGTTTATGTGGGTTATGAAGAGTaactgataaatatttaaagaaaatgggAAAAGACTTTGGTGTGGCGGTCAGCCTGTACAGTCATGGGGGAGACATGAGCACAAGTCAAGAATCTCAGGTCCAACCCAAAACCACTAAACCACTAAATTATGGAGAGAAGTATCAGTGAGAGTCGCATTGATAGTAGTATTGGTATCAATTCCTATCAAAAAGCCAAAACCTAAATAAAAACTattctgtaagttatttatCATAACATTTGTTGGTGGTAATGCATTAGTCAGACATTGTGGGTTATGTTTGGCAGACATGCTTTCAATGTTATTCATGGTTTTAGTTGGCTCGCTGCACTGTGACAGCTCATTAactctttttctgtttgttgctataggaacagagaggaagagaggaactTTTACGTCACCACCATGACAAATCCTTCACAACATCTGGATCTTTAAAAATTCATCAAAGAGTTCAAactggagagaaaccatacagctgtgaccactgtgagaaaacatttttgcgCTGCAGTGCCCTCAAAGCCCATCAACGCATTCACATTGAAGGGGAACTGTCCAGTTTTTTCCAAAGTGGGAAGGATTTCACAGAGTCAGGGAGctcaaaaaaacaagacattgacGCAGCAGAGAAACCGTttagctgtgatcaatgtgagAAAGCGTTCACCACTCTACGTAGCTTAAAAAGTCACaactgtgttcacactgcagagaagtCGCACCACTATGACCAATGTGGGAAAACTTTTTCACAACAAATGTCCCTTGAAACTCACCAAAGAATTCACACAGAAAAGAAGCcatacagctgtgatcaatgtggcaaagctTTCACATGCTCAAGTAACTTGAAAATCCATGAACGcagtcacacaggagagaaaccgtacagctgtgatcaatgtgggAAAAGGTTTTCTCAAATAGGAAACTTAATATCTCATCAACGTATTCACACTGGTgagaaaccatacagctgtgatcaatgtggcaaagctTTCACACAGTTAGATCACTTGAAAACCCATCAACGcagtcacacaggagagaaaccatacgGGTGTGACCAATGTGGGAAAAGGTTTTCCCAAATAGGAAATTTAATATCTCATAAACATATTCACACTGGTgagaaaccatacagctgtgatcaatgtggcaaagccTTTGCACAA
Coding sequences within it:
- the LOC125883754 gene encoding zinc finger protein 501-like isoform X2, coding for MEEDKQNPEHRSNKVRRRQAAGSSSDSSDVEEQRGREELLRHHHDKSFTTSGSLKIHQRVQTGEKPYSCDHCEKTFLRCSALKAHQRIHIEGELSSFFQSGKDFTESGSSKKQDIDAAEKPFSCDQCEKAFTTLRSLKSHNCVHTAEKSHHYDQCGKTFSQQMSLETHQRIHTEKKPYSCDQCGKAFTCSSNLKIHERSHTGEKPYSCDQCGKRFSQIGNLISHQRIHTGEKPYSCDQCGKAFTQLDHLKTHQRSHTGEKPYGCDQCGKAFAQSGALKSHQCIHTGKKPYSCDQCGKAFARSGALKSHQRIHTGEKPYSCDQCGKAFALSGVLKRHQRIHTGEKPYSCDQCDKAFARSGVLISHQRIHTGEKPYSCDQCGKAFAQSGVLISHQRIHTGEKPYWCDQCGRLFARCSTLRTHQCRHAGENPYSCD
- the LOC125883754 gene encoding zinc finger protein OZF-like isoform X1; translation: MEEDKQNPEHRSNKVRRRQAAGSSSDSSDVEEQRGREELLRHHHDKSFTTSGSLKIHQRVQTGEKPYSCDHCEKTFLRCSALKAHQRIHIEGELSSFFQSGKDFTESGSSKKQDIDAAEKPFSCDQCEKAFTTLRSLKSHNCVHTAEKSHHYDQCGKTFSQQMSLETHQRIHTEKKPYSCDQCGKAFTCSSNLKIHERSHTGEKPYSCDQCGKRFSQIGNLISHQRIHTGEKPYSCDQCGKAFTQLDHLKTHQRSHTGEKPYGCDQCGKRFSQIGNLISHKHIHTGEKPYSCDQCGKAFAQSGALKSHQCIHTGKKPYSCDQCGKAFARSGALKSHQRIHTGEKPYSCDQCGKAFALSGVLKRHQRIHTGEKPYSCDQCDKAFARSGVLISHQRIHTGEKPYSCDQCGKAFAQSGVLISHQRIHTGEKPYWCDQCGRLFARCSTLRTHQCRHAGENPYSCD